One stretch of Podospora pseudoanserina strain CBS 124.78 chromosome 4, whole genome shotgun sequence DNA includes these proteins:
- a CDS encoding hypothetical protein (COG:S; EggNog:ENOG503NUYE): MSQSPSASGAMGIGSVLNNKGAAAAQALQQAGAMPVDQQVQQQLQQQVQQVQQQVQQQAQQVQQAQQLQQAQQPLQQVQQQVQQQVQQQQQHQQGQTIPQQVPMNRPNSPHGSENSGYTYPSPTAMGGAPLPPANMAPAPMGIPMQQTMQQPMPQSMIPVMHPGFKTEPTPAPQQPPPKAYPCQTCGKGFARRSDLARHERIHSGIRPHVCDYPGCGKQFIQRSALTVHQRVHTGEKPHQCERCGKPFSDSSSLARHRRIHSGKRPYKCPYVDCQKTFTRRTTLTRHQNHHTGTVEDSQRARNEALAQGSNTALAAAAIRNKRGDSEQASNQESPITTPSPAQRPMSMSPNEDLANINNMQQYLTNTSLPPHIRGDVHGGSPVSTASSGYNNGMRPTSHPSGGYAPPPPLEPSLDQFQQGPGSASGSPHIGSVGWASPGPVGSPTESHGQGASVYPDPEPSYQNTAQMGQIYYASAATQGRRPGSTEPGQRPSEMWTGQ; this comes from the exons ATGTCACAATCTCCATCAGCCTCTGGTGCGATGGGAATTGGCAGTGTGCTGAACAATAAaggtgccgccgccgcccaagcTCTCCAACAAGCCGGAGCCATGCCTGTCGACCAGCAAGTCCAGCAACAGCTTCAGCAGCAAGTTCAACAG GTCCAACAGCAAGTCCAGCAGCAGGCCCAACAGGTCCAGCAGGCtcaacagcttcaacagGCCCAGCAACCGCTTCAACAGGTTCAGCAGCAGGTTCAACAACAagttcagcagcagcagcaacaccaacaaggtCAGACCATTCCACAGCAGGTTCCCATGAACAGACCAAACTCGCCGCATGGTTCCGAGAATTCGGGATACACatatccctccccaaccgcgATGGGGGGCGCGCCATTGCCGCCCGCGAACATGGCCCCTGCGCCTATGGGCATTCCCATGCAACAAACCATGCAGCAGCCCATGCCACAGTCCATGATTCCTGTCATGCACCCCGGGTTCAAGACCGAACCTACTCCCGCTCCTCAGCAACCGCCCCCAAAGGCGTACCCCTGCCAGACGTGTGGGAAGGGCTTTGCCAGGCGGAGCGATCTTGCGCGCCATG AGCGCATTCACAGCGGAATCCGTCCCCACGTTTGCGATTACCCGGGATGTGGGAAACAGTTCATCCAGCGATCTGCCCTGACCGTCCACCAACGTGTGCATACCGGCGAGAAACCCCACCAGTGCGAGCGTTGCGGAAAGCCCTTCAGTGACAGCAGCTCTCTCGCGCGTCATCGTCGAATTCACTCGGGGAAGCGACCATACAAGTGCCCTTATGTTGACTGCCAAAAGACCTTTACGCGCCGTACAACCTTGACCAGGCATCAGAACCACCACACCGGGACAGTGGAAGACTCGCAGCGGGCTCGCAACGAGGCTCTGGCGCAAGGCTCCAACACCGCCTTGGCCGCCGCTGCTATTAGGAACAAGCGCGGGGATAGCGAACAGGCGTCCAACCAGGAGTCGCCCATCACGacaccctctcccgctcAGCGTCCCATGTCCATGTCTCCCAACGAAGAtctcgccaacatcaacaacatgcAGCAGTATCTGACCAACACCTCGCTCCCACCGCACATTCGTGGTGATGTCCACGGAGGAAGTCCCGTTTCTACTGCCTCCTCTGGTTACAATAACGGGATGCGTCCCACCTCGCACCCAAGCGGCGGGTATGCTCCCCCCCCGCCTTTGGAGCCCAGTCTCGATCAGTTTCAGCAAGGGCCCGGTAGCGCGAGTGGCAGCCCTCACATTGGCAGTGTCGGCTGGGCTTCCCCCGGTCCTGTTGGGTCCCCTACCGAGAGCCACGGCCAGGGTGCGTCGGTCTATCCGGACCCCGAACCATCGTATCAGAACACGGCTCAGATGGGCCAGATATACTATGCCAGCGCTGCGACACAGGGTCGTCGGCCCGGGAGCACGGAGCCAGGACAGCGGCCAAGTGAGATGTGGACGGGTCAGTAG
- a CDS encoding hypothetical protein (COG:S; EggNog:ENOG503PCPX), with product MPSFDLSKPFYFCWRLFYFPKAFLLFPKAYLAWKASSTATMEAAGGIISLTWDVFDSTIRVFRFLTAMVEMPRDCEKYRLQLVIEYNRVLAWGKAAGLIDVPEGSTLGTVLGAEGIELAAILARIQWLLSEFRDYNARYGNELNPYVYDEDGKQIAKEIRGLERDEEKRASIDETDTTSAADADIVKDVSALAVSYEKEKKERRHLKGTNHIRGFLSKAGYHTKDMLTHPGRVRWLVMDGEEFKKLLEDLHFLTERLHELIRDHRDKRIDDITAKTYREMILTRNDIQDLRDMFDAVSGLVATSSRNHATAAALNNNDKTLQDLVQLKKLSRTSDAILSQLHDDNQPLKLSSLSDIITITVPEYTPATLDTSFGWNEDETAHPEYLPRPRGILTTPHGDIPVWIEWKSIGAFKPNSLQDKQSALRTVALAEMLHLPKPGSLPTCVGYFDDRAYNDTERYAWIFKFPEGSDYDTRIVSLYSLLGNRTYRPSLSQRVVLAEKLCSTVLNIHAVNWLHKGIFSENVLFCLDDGRVAYDPTSPILSGFEFSRPDGTATTARDTDIVWDLYRWPGIQRQRPTERNSKKTYDLYSLGLVLLEVAHWEKLHVLMELGKGRKAKVVEGEEEKGYPNVSLEESKNVRDWLLGVRKEGAPFEINPLAELGGLVGERYARVVERCLWAHGERGFGVADGLLGVDGGLVLQEAFTEGVVEELRGIRL from the exons ATGCCTTCCTTTGATCTTTCAAAGCCTTTTTACTTTTGCTGGAGGCTTTTTTACTTTCCAAAGGCATTCTTGCTCTTTCCAAAGGCCTACCTTGCTTGGAAGGCATCGTCAACTGCAACCATGGAAGCCGCAGGGGGgatcatctccctcacctgGGACGTCTTCGACAGCACCATCAGAG TGTTCCGGTTCCTCACGGCCATGGTTGAGATGCCAAGAGACTGCGAGAAATATAGGCTGCAGTTGGTCATCGAATACAACCGCGTCCTGGCCTGGGGTAAGGCGGCCGGCCTCATCGATGTGCCCGAAGGCTCGACTCTGGGTACCGTACTGGGAGCCGAAGGTATCGAGCTTGCAGCTATACTCGCCCGTATACAGTGGCTGCTCTCTGAGTTCCGTGACTACAATGCCCGGTACGGCAATGAGCTCAACCCATACGTCtatgacgaggatggcaagCAAATAGCAAAAGAAATTAGGGGCTTGGAGCGAGACGAGGAGAAGCGAGCGTCTATCGACGAAACGGATACAACCTCGGCCGCAGATGCCGACATTGTGAAGGATGTCTCGGCTTTGGCGGTGTCCTacgaaaaagagaagaaggagcgcAGGCACCTCAAGGGAACCAACCATATCAGGGGCTTCCTCTCCAAGGCGGGTTACCACACCAAAGACATGCTCACCCACCCCGGCCGAGTGCGGTGGCTCGTCATGGACGGCGAGGAGTTCAAAAAGCTCCTCGAAGACCTCCACTTCCTTACCGAGCGTCTCCACGAGCTCATAAGAGACCACCGTGACAAGCGCATCGACGACATCACCGCAAAGACCTACCGGGAGATGATCCTTACCCGCAACGACATCCAAGACCTCCGCGACATGTTTGACGCCGTCTCCGGCCTTGTtgccacctcctcccgcaaccatgccaccgctgccgccctaaacaacaacgacaaaaCCCTGCAAGACCTTGTCCAACTTAAAAAGCTCTCCCGCACTTCAgacgccatcctctcccagctccacgacgacaaccaacccctcaagctctcctccctctccgacaTCATCACAATCACGGTTCCCGAGTACACCCCCGCCACCCTCGACACCTCCTTCGGCTGGAACGAAGACGAAACCGCCCACCCCGAATACCTCCCCCGGCCCCGCggcatcctcaccaccccccacgGCGACATTCCAGTATGGATAGAGTGGAAATCGATCGGGGCCTTCAAACCCAATTCCCTCCAAGACAAGCAATCCGCCCTTCGCACCGTCGCCCTGGCCGAGAtgcttcacctccccaagcCCGGCTCGCTACCCACCTGCGTCGGGTACTTTGACGACAGGGCTTACAACGACACGGAGCGGTACGCCTGGATATTCAAATTCCCCGAGGGCTCTGATTACGACACCCGGATTGTATCACTTTAttccctcctcggcaacaGGACCTACCGCCCGTCTCTGTCACAGCGGGTGGTCCTGGCAGAAAAACTTTGTTCTACCGTCCTCAACATTCATGCGGTCAACTGGTTGCACAAGGGGATATTCTCGGAAAATGTGCTTTTCTGCCTTGATGACGGGCGGGTGGCGTACGACCCTACCTCGCCCATCCTCTCGGGATTTGAGTTTTCTCGTCCCGACGGGACGGCTACGACGGCGAGGGATACGGATATTGTGTGGGATTTGTATCGGTGGCCGGGGATacagcggcagcggcctACGGAGAGGAATTCGAAAAAGACATATGATCTTTATTCtctggggttggtgttgttggaggtggcgCACTGGGAGAAACTCCATGTTCTTATGgagttggggaaggggaggaaagcCAAGGtggtcgagggcgaggaggaaaaggggtaTCCCAATGTTAGTTTGGAGGAGAGCAAAAACGTGAGGGATTGGCTTTTGGGTGTCAGGAAAGAGGGGGCGCCGTTTGAGATTAACCCTCTGGCggagttggggggtttggtaGGGGAGAGGTAcgcgagggtggtggagaggtgctTGTGGGCTcatggggagagggggtttggtgtgGCGGATGGGCtgttgggtgttgatgggggtttggtgttgcAGGAGGCGTTTaccgagggggtggtggaggagttgagggggatTAGGCtttga